The following coding sequences lie in one Streptomyces xiamenensis genomic window:
- the ispG gene encoding flavodoxin-dependent (E)-4-hydroxy-3-methylbut-2-enyl-diphosphate synthase: MTQVALGMPAPPPLTLADRRKTRQLRVGSVGVGSEHPISVQSMTTTVTADVNATLQQIAELTAAGCDIVRVACPSADDAAALPQIARKSKIPVIADIHFQPKYVFAAIEAGCAAVRVNPGNIKKFDDRVGEIAQAATEHGTPIRIGVNAGSLDRRLMAKYGRATPEALAESALWEASLFAEHGFHDLKISVKHNDPVIMIRAYELLAESCDYPLHLGVTEAGPAFQGTIKSAVAFGALLRRGIGDTIRVSLSAPPVEEAKVGGQILQSLNLRPRKLEIVSCPSCGRAQVDVYKLADEVTAGLEGMEVPLRVAVMGCVVNGPGEAREADLGVASGNGKGQIFVKGEVVKTVPESKIVETLIEEALRIAEEMEPADEGSPTVVVG, translated from the coding sequence GTGACCCAGGTCGCGCTCGGTATGCCCGCTCCGCCGCCGCTCACGCTCGCCGACCGCCGCAAGACGCGGCAGTTGCGGGTGGGCTCGGTGGGGGTGGGCAGTGAACACCCGATCTCCGTGCAGTCGATGACGACGACCGTCACGGCGGACGTCAACGCCACGCTCCAGCAGATAGCGGAGCTGACGGCGGCCGGCTGCGACATCGTGCGGGTGGCCTGCCCCAGCGCCGACGACGCGGCGGCGCTGCCGCAGATCGCCAGGAAGTCCAAGATCCCGGTGATCGCCGACATCCACTTCCAGCCCAAGTACGTGTTCGCGGCCATCGAGGCGGGCTGCGCGGCCGTGCGGGTGAATCCCGGCAACATCAAGAAGTTCGACGACCGCGTCGGGGAGATCGCCCAGGCGGCGACCGAGCACGGCACCCCGATCCGGATCGGGGTGAACGCGGGCTCGCTGGACCGGCGGCTGATGGCGAAGTACGGCCGGGCGACCCCGGAGGCGCTGGCCGAGTCCGCGCTGTGGGAGGCCTCGCTCTTCGCCGAACACGGCTTCCACGACCTGAAGATCTCGGTCAAGCACAACGATCCGGTGATCATGATCCGGGCGTACGAGCTCCTCGCGGAGAGCTGCGACTATCCGCTGCACCTGGGCGTCACCGAGGCCGGTCCCGCGTTCCAGGGCACCATCAAGTCGGCCGTCGCGTTCGGGGCGCTGCTGCGCCGGGGCATCGGCGACACCATCCGGGTGTCGCTGTCGGCACCGCCGGTGGAGGAGGCCAAGGTCGGCGGGCAGATCCTCCAGTCGCTCAACCTGCGGCCGCGCAAGCTGGAGATCGTCTCCTGCCCGTCCTGCGGGCGGGCCCAGGTGGACGTCTACAAGCTGGCGGACGAGGTCACCGCCGGCCTGGAGGGCATGGAAGTGCCGCTGCGGGTCGCGGTGATGGGGTGTGTGGTGAACGGCCCCGGCGAGGCGCGCGAGGCGGACCTGGGGGTGGCCTCCGGCAACGGCAAGGGGCAGATCTTCGTGAAGGGTGAGGTGGTCAAGACCGTCCCCGAGTCCAAGATCGTGGAGACCCTGATCGAGGAAGCGCTGCGCATCGCCGAGGAGATGGAGCCCGCGGACGAAGGCTCTCCCACCGTCGTCGTGGGCTGA
- a CDS encoding helix-turn-helix transcriptional regulator: MKAIVRAPDPLTYTAVRNHLGSTANIEVATGEYRGPVDVAVFVAERMTVEVMSALRRLKDSLGIPVVLIPSEIDRAELFAAVECNVVAVLPRAAATTGRIEEAVLTAAAGGGVLPPKMLGELLRQIERIQREVLSPSGLHTSGLTPREIGVLRLMSEGLDTAEIAVKMCLSERAVKRVIFGVTRRLNLRNRPHAVAYALRSGVI, encoded by the coding sequence GTGAAAGCGATCGTGCGCGCACCCGATCCGCTCACCTATACGGCCGTGCGCAATCATCTGGGTTCGACGGCGAACATCGAGGTTGCCACCGGTGAATACCGGGGCCCGGTCGACGTCGCCGTCTTCGTCGCCGAGCGGATGACCGTGGAGGTCATGTCGGCGCTGCGCAGGCTCAAGGACTCCCTGGGCATACCGGTGGTGCTCATCCCGTCCGAGATCGACCGGGCCGAGCTGTTCGCCGCGGTGGAGTGCAACGTGGTGGCCGTGCTGCCGCGCGCCGCGGCCACCACCGGCCGCATCGAGGAGGCGGTGCTGACCGCGGCGGCCGGCGGCGGGGTGCTCCCGCCGAAGATGCTGGGCGAGTTACTGCGGCAGATCGAACGGATCCAGCGCGAGGTGCTCTCCCCGTCCGGCCTGCACACCTCCGGGCTGACCCCGCGCGAGATCGGTGTGCTGCGGCTCATGTCGGAGGGCCTGGACACCGCCGAGATCGCCGTCAAGATGTGCCTGTCCGAACGGGCCGTCAAGCGCGTCATCTTCGGGGTCACCCGGCGGCTGAACTTGCGCAACCGGCCGCACGCGGTCGCCTACGCGCTACGCAGCGGCGTCATCTGA
- a CDS encoding transmembrane-type terpene cyclase, with the protein MDWLPPFLIPMSQVAPVTVGAADVPGWLFWSVAGPTALGWIATYVLAIRLALREGWTAIPAPLVAVNFAWEFSLTFVLEQTETQRQINVLWCVFNVVLLYLAFRYGPRDYPALTLRAFRWMMTGVLLWAAVIVVVGANEFHDRDGMYTGMIIQVPLSASFLLLLKRRGSSAGQSMHIAVTKFTGSLFAGMTALVVYPSHHLLQVLVVTYVALDITYIVLLRRTMLREGRPLWALRAPASGTGPLPEPGAAPPPASLRRTAAGARSDDAAA; encoded by the coding sequence ATGGACTGGCTGCCCCCCTTCCTCATCCCGATGTCGCAGGTCGCACCGGTCACGGTGGGGGCGGCCGACGTTCCCGGCTGGCTGTTCTGGTCCGTGGCCGGACCCACGGCGCTGGGCTGGATCGCCACCTATGTGCTGGCGATCCGGCTCGCGCTGCGGGAGGGCTGGACCGCCATCCCCGCCCCGCTGGTGGCGGTGAACTTCGCCTGGGAGTTCAGCCTGACGTTCGTGCTGGAACAGACGGAGACACAACGGCAGATCAATGTCCTGTGGTGCGTCTTCAACGTCGTCCTGCTGTATCTGGCGTTCCGGTACGGGCCGCGCGACTATCCGGCGCTCACCCTGCGGGCCTTCCGGTGGATGATGACCGGGGTGCTGCTGTGGGCGGCGGTGATCGTGGTGGTGGGCGCCAACGAGTTCCACGACCGGGACGGCATGTACACCGGCATGATCATCCAGGTGCCGCTGAGCGCCTCGTTCCTGCTGCTGCTCAAGCGGCGCGGTTCCAGCGCGGGTCAGTCGATGCACATCGCGGTCACCAAGTTCACCGGCTCGCTGTTCGCGGGGATGACCGCCCTCGTCGTCTACCCCTCGCACCATCTGCTGCAGGTCCTGGTGGTGACGTATGTCGCCCTGGACATCACCTACATCGTGCTGCTGCGCCGCACGATGCTCCGCGAGGGCCGGCCGCTGTGGGCCCTGCGTGCCCCCGCGTCCGGGACGGGTCCGCTGCCGGAGCCCGGCGCCGCGCCGCCGCCGGCGTCCCTCCGGCGTACGGCTGCGGGCGCGCGGTCAGATGACGCCGCTGCGTAG
- a CDS encoding acyl-CoA dehydrogenase family protein, with amino-acid sequence MTTTQPDSKGLCAELVERVHAIGPVLADGVAEGDRERRLPDASVRAIDSSQVGMVWTAKEYGGLEGDVRTLSEVTKALAHYCPSTSWVVNNINGSNLLATRFPRRARDEVFGDHPGAKLASVFVAPGRAVPADGGHVLTGQWPYASGILHDDWAILSAKETSPDGETVRPLSVLVPVAELTVEDTWSTVGMRATGSHTAVAHEVFVPAHRVLPLPTQLGRAHVTDVSLPPLLRSPAVAAMAVICASVVLGAGQAALAFVQQRAPQRGVTPTVYKRQPDSGAFVASLGRTALTVDAAGMHVRRAAESIDAAAAAAVALSESELRRIRGDVSQAAQLVTGALDDLMWAHGAASFAEANPLQQYWRDANTAARHAMLNVQVGHELYGGSFFGLDSIVPSL; translated from the coding sequence ATGACGACCACACAACCCGACAGCAAGGGCCTGTGCGCGGAACTGGTGGAACGCGTCCACGCCATCGGGCCCGTCCTCGCGGACGGGGTCGCCGAGGGCGACCGCGAACGGCGGCTGCCCGACGCCTCGGTGCGGGCCATCGACAGCTCCCAGGTGGGCATGGTGTGGACCGCGAAGGAGTACGGCGGCCTGGAGGGCGACGTACGCACCCTGAGCGAGGTCACCAAGGCCCTGGCGCACTACTGCCCGTCCACCTCCTGGGTGGTCAACAACATCAACGGCTCCAACCTGCTCGCCACCCGCTTCCCGCGCCGGGCCCGGGACGAGGTGTTCGGTGACCACCCGGGGGCGAAGCTCGCCTCGGTGTTCGTGGCGCCCGGCCGGGCGGTCCCGGCCGACGGCGGCCATGTGCTGACCGGGCAGTGGCCGTACGCCTCGGGGATCCTGCACGACGACTGGGCGATCCTGAGCGCGAAGGAGACGAGCCCCGACGGGGAGACCGTACGCCCCCTGTCGGTGCTGGTCCCGGTGGCCGAACTGACCGTCGAGGACACCTGGTCCACGGTGGGCATGCGCGCCACCGGCAGCCACACAGCCGTCGCCCACGAGGTCTTCGTCCCCGCACACCGCGTGCTGCCCCTGCCCACCCAGCTGGGGCGGGCGCACGTCACCGATGTCTCGCTGCCCCCGCTGCTGCGCTCCCCTGCGGTGGCGGCCATGGCGGTCATCTGCGCCTCGGTGGTGCTGGGTGCCGGCCAGGCCGCGCTCGCCTTCGTCCAACAGCGGGCTCCGCAGCGCGGCGTCACCCCGACCGTCTACAAACGCCAGCCGGACTCGGGGGCGTTCGTGGCCTCGCTGGGCCGCACCGCGCTCACCGTCGACGCCGCCGGGATGCACGTGCGCCGGGCGGCGGAGAGCATCGACGCGGCCGCCGCGGCGGCGGTCGCCCTGTCCGAGAGCGAGCTGCGCCGCATCCGCGGGGACGTCTCCCAGGCGGCCCAGCTGGTGACCGGTGCCCTCGATGACCTCATGTGGGCCCACGGGGCGGCGTCCTTCGCCGAGGCCAACCCGCTCCAGCAGTACTGGCGGGACGCCAACACCGCCGCCCGGCACGCGATGCTCAACGTCCAGGTCGGCCACGAACTGTACGGCGGCTCCTTCTTCGGCCTCGACTCCATCGTCCCCAGCCTCTGA
- a CDS encoding limonene-1,2-epoxide hydrolase family protein, whose translation MTDLDGEHLVRAFLSAMGPTPAAVRSAVDRYLTDDCVWENPGSPVCVGKGQILGLMPADFAQLEYRFRHVATAGDTVLVERVENMLRTDGTPIARNLKVMAAFEVRDGRIAAWRDYFDITRLISDDDEEG comes from the coding sequence ATGACGGACCTCGACGGCGAACACCTCGTCCGCGCGTTCCTGTCCGCGATGGGGCCGACCCCGGCCGCCGTCCGCTCGGCCGTGGACCGGTACCTGACCGACGACTGCGTGTGGGAGAACCCGGGTTCCCCGGTGTGCGTGGGCAAGGGGCAGATCCTCGGCCTCATGCCGGCCGACTTCGCGCAACTGGAGTACCGCTTCCGGCACGTCGCCACCGCGGGCGACACCGTCCTGGTGGAGCGGGTGGAGAACATGCTGCGCACCGACGGCACCCCCATCGCCCGCAACCTCAAGGTGATGGCCGCCTTCGAGGTGCGCGACGGCCGCATCGCCGCCTGGCGGGACTACTTCGACATCACCCGCCTCATCTCCGACGACGACGAGGAAGGGTGA
- a CDS encoding FAD-dependent monooxygenase — protein sequence MIDEDVPVLIVGGGGCGLTASLFLSDLGIRHLLVERRESTSVLPRAHYLNQRTMEIFRQHGVADDVYALSAPLANMSEVAWRTSLAGDGPLDARDLHRMDSFGGGSTEVPYAADSPCPSTNLPQHRLEPLLRRHAEERAPGMVRFHHMMEEFTQDEDGVTARITDRATGTTRTVRARYLLGADGGRSIGDTLGVTMEGQGGAWNVISVHFSADLSRWWSGDKVLITNFVSPDGGLISRYGMVAMGPHWGLASEEWALHFHLPAGVDLDLGEEATIARVRELLKLPDLDVTVHQVSRYTPEAVIADTFRVGRVLLAGDAAHRQPPATGLGLNTAVQDAHNAAWKLAAVLGGTADEALLDSYEAERLPVARRSMEWAFFAFRNHGVLHAGLGLMPGAPPEVTQANFRALFADTPMGDTLRARTAEVFATQRVEYQAHDIEIGFHYEQGALVPDGTERPPLDPMGSAHHPVTRPGHRLPHAWLSRGAERVSTQDLVGRAGGFVLITGPAADGWRLAAKRVAQAYGVPLDVVSIGADDETARYRDAEGAWSAVRGVGDDGAVLVRPDQHIAWRGASASPYAERELDEALARALGRPAGATTGRP from the coding sequence ATGATCGACGAAGACGTACCGGTACTCATCGTCGGCGGTGGCGGCTGCGGGCTCACCGCCTCGCTGTTCCTGTCCGACCTGGGCATCCGCCATCTGCTCGTCGAACGGCGCGAGTCCACCTCGGTGCTGCCCAGAGCGCACTACCTCAACCAGCGCACCATGGAGATCTTCCGCCAGCACGGCGTCGCCGACGACGTGTACGCGCTCAGCGCCCCGCTGGCCAACATGAGCGAGGTGGCCTGGCGCACCTCCCTGGCGGGCGACGGCCCCCTGGACGCACGGGACCTGCACCGGATGGACTCCTTCGGCGGCGGCAGCACGGAAGTCCCGTACGCGGCCGACAGCCCCTGCCCCTCCACCAACCTGCCGCAGCACCGGCTCGAACCGCTGCTGCGCCGGCACGCCGAGGAACGGGCCCCCGGCATGGTGCGCTTCCACCACATGATGGAGGAGTTCACGCAGGACGAGGACGGGGTGACGGCCAGGATCACCGACCGGGCCACCGGCACCACCCGCACCGTACGGGCCCGCTATCTGCTGGGCGCCGACGGCGGACGGAGCATCGGCGACACCCTCGGCGTCACCATGGAGGGCCAGGGCGGCGCGTGGAACGTCATCTCCGTGCACTTCAGCGCCGACCTGTCGCGGTGGTGGAGCGGCGACAAGGTGCTCATCACCAACTTCGTCAGCCCCGACGGCGGGCTCATCTCCCGCTACGGCATGGTCGCCATGGGCCCGCACTGGGGCCTGGCCTCCGAGGAGTGGGCGCTCCACTTCCACCTGCCGGCCGGCGTCGACCTGGACCTGGGCGAGGAAGCCACCATCGCCCGGGTGCGGGAACTGCTCAAGCTGCCCGACCTGGACGTCACCGTGCACCAGGTGAGCCGGTACACGCCGGAGGCGGTCATCGCCGACACCTTCCGGGTGGGCCGGGTCCTGCTGGCCGGGGACGCCGCGCACCGCCAGCCGCCGGCCACCGGCCTGGGGCTGAACACGGCGGTCCAGGACGCGCACAACGCCGCCTGGAAGCTGGCCGCCGTCCTGGGCGGCACCGCCGACGAGGCGCTGCTGGACAGCTACGAGGCCGAACGGCTGCCGGTGGCGCGCCGCTCCATGGAGTGGGCGTTCTTCGCCTTCCGCAACCACGGCGTGCTGCACGCCGGTCTGGGCCTGATGCCCGGCGCGCCGCCCGAGGTCACCCAGGCCAACTTCCGCGCCCTGTTCGCCGACACCCCGATGGGCGACACGCTGCGCGCCAGGACGGCCGAGGTGTTCGCGACCCAGCGCGTGGAGTACCAGGCGCACGACATCGAGATCGGCTTCCACTACGAGCAGGGCGCCCTCGTCCCGGACGGCACCGAGCGCCCGCCACTGGACCCCATGGGCAGCGCCCACCACCCCGTCACCCGGCCGGGCCACCGGCTGCCGCACGCCTGGCTCTCCCGGGGCGCCGAACGCGTCAGCACCCAGGACCTGGTGGGCCGCGCGGGCGGCTTCGTGCTGATCACCGGGCCGGCGGCGGACGGCTGGCGGCTCGCGGCCAAGCGGGTGGCGCAGGCGTACGGCGTGCCGCTGGACGTGGTGTCCATCGGCGCCGACGACGAGACGGCACGCTACCGGGACGCCGAGGGCGCCTGGTCCGCCGTGCGCGGGGTGGGCGACGACGGCGCCGTCCTGGTCCGTCCCGACCAGCACATCGCCTGGCGCGGGGCGTCGGCGAGCCCGTACGCCGAGCGGGAACTGGACGAGGCCCTGGCCCGTGCCCTGGGCCGGCCGGCGGGCGCGACCACGGGGCGGCCGTGA
- a CDS encoding NAD(P)/FAD-dependent oxidoreductase: MSARSDVLIVGASAAGLATAESLRRRGFTGTVRLVGEEPHPPYDRPPLSKQVLLGTWDAGRTVLRPPADLACQGIEVLPGRRAVAVDTGRREVTLADGTRLGYGDLVLATGLTPRRLPAFEGVAGVHTLRTLDDVRRLRAALAAARRLAVIGAGVLGCEIAATGRALGLEVTVIDPAPVPMADRLGAGTGLRLAALHREHGVRLLTGTKAEAPVTAGGRVTAVVTSQGPVPADAVVIAVGSLPATDWLRGSGLPLDDGIVCDARCRAADHVYAAGDVARWWHPGQGRTVRLENRSNAAEQALAVADNILGADRAYTPVPYFWTDQHGVRVQIFGDPAAGDHLRVTEGDPDSGPFTAVAEAGGRPVGVIGWNSPRGARRARHLLTDA, translated from the coding sequence ATGTCCGCGCGCAGTGATGTCCTGATCGTCGGCGCCTCGGCGGCCGGTCTGGCCACCGCCGAGTCCCTGCGCCGGCGCGGCTTCACCGGCACCGTCCGCCTGGTGGGGGAGGAGCCGCACCCGCCGTACGACCGGCCGCCGCTGTCCAAGCAGGTCCTGCTGGGCACCTGGGACGCCGGCCGTACGGTGCTGCGCCCGCCCGCCGACCTGGCCTGCCAGGGCATCGAGGTGCTGCCGGGCCGCCGGGCGGTGGCCGTGGACACCGGTCGGCGCGAGGTGACGCTCGCCGACGGGACCCGGCTCGGCTACGGCGACCTGGTGCTCGCCACCGGGCTGACGCCCCGCCGGCTGCCGGCGTTCGAGGGCGTGGCCGGGGTGCACACGCTGCGCACCCTGGACGATGTGCGGCGGCTGCGCGCCGCCCTGGCCGCCGCCCGCCGCCTCGCCGTGATCGGCGCCGGGGTGCTCGGCTGCGAGATCGCCGCCACGGGCCGGGCGCTGGGCCTGGAGGTGACCGTGATCGACCCGGCGCCGGTGCCGATGGCCGACCGGCTCGGCGCCGGCACCGGCCTGCGGCTCGCCGCCCTGCACCGTGAGCACGGCGTGCGGCTGCTGACCGGCACCAAGGCGGAGGCCCCGGTCACCGCGGGCGGGCGGGTCACCGCGGTGGTCACCTCCCAGGGGCCGGTGCCCGCGGACGCCGTGGTGATCGCGGTCGGCTCGCTGCCCGCCACCGACTGGCTGCGCGGGAGCGGACTGCCGCTGGACGACGGGATCGTGTGCGACGCCCGGTGCCGGGCGGCCGACCACGTGTACGCCGCCGGTGACGTGGCCCGCTGGTGGCACCCGGGCCAGGGCCGCACGGTGCGGCTGGAGAACCGCTCCAACGCGGCGGAACAGGCCCTCGCCGTCGCCGACAACATCCTCGGGGCCGACCGGGCCTACACCCCGGTCCCGTACTTCTGGACCGACCAGCACGGCGTACGGGTGCAGATCTTCGGCGACCCGGCCGCCGGCGACCACCTGCGGGTGACCGAAGGGGACCCGGACAGCGGCCCGTTCACCGCGGTCGCCGAGGCCGGCGGACGCCCCGTCGGCGTCATCGGCTGGAACAGCCCGCGCGGCGCGCGCCGGGCACGCCACCTGCTCACCGACGCCTGA
- a CDS encoding ferredoxin, which yields MVLRVEIDEPRCVAAGHCVTAAPEVFDQRDSDGVVVLLDAAPPAGERERVREAALLCPAAAILLHERDGA from the coding sequence ATGGTCCTGCGGGTCGAGATCGATGAGCCGCGCTGCGTCGCCGCCGGGCACTGCGTGACAGCGGCCCCCGAGGTGTTCGACCAGCGCGACTCCGACGGCGTGGTGGTGCTGCTCGACGCGGCGCCGCCGGCCGGTGAGCGCGAACGGGTCAGGGAGGCGGCGCTGCTGTGCCCGGCCGCCGCCATCCTGCTGCACGAGCGCGACGGTGCGTGA
- a CDS encoding cytochrome P450, which yields MPDPKVLPFAARAAGCPFTPAPELYAMQKDEELPRIGVPSPILDEFEAVAITRYEDARALLSDERLRMGFVFDPDAPRSMLNQPGNLLNYNGADHTRLRRMLTGAFTVKRVRALQPTIEKIVASRLDALEAAGPGADLISTFCTPIPTLVICELLGVPYEHREDFQRRAQVGLDVNATREEHIRNLMEMDAYMGELVAAHRRSPGDNLLGAVVREHGDQLNEDELVGIGNMLLVAGHETTASMLSAGSTLLLQHPDQLAVVRDEPEAVDGAIEELLRYISPAITMPREAAEDIEVRGRTIKQGERVVLSVLAANRDHTLADGDLDTLDVRRTPPPHVVFGYGAHQCLGQQLARAELRTALPALFRRFPTLRLAAPQEEIDYRTTTLVFSVNALPVTW from the coding sequence ATGCCCGATCCCAAGGTGCTCCCGTTCGCGGCCCGCGCCGCCGGCTGCCCCTTCACCCCCGCGCCCGAGCTGTACGCCATGCAGAAGGACGAGGAACTGCCCCGCATCGGCGTACCCAGCCCCATCCTCGACGAGTTCGAGGCCGTCGCCATCACCCGTTACGAGGACGCCCGCGCCCTGCTGAGCGACGAACGCCTGCGCATGGGCTTCGTCTTCGACCCGGACGCCCCGCGCAGCATGCTCAACCAGCCCGGCAACCTGCTCAACTACAACGGCGCCGACCACACCCGGCTGCGCCGCATGCTCACCGGCGCCTTCACCGTCAAGCGCGTGCGTGCCCTCCAGCCCACCATCGAGAAGATCGTCGCCTCGCGGCTGGACGCCCTGGAGGCCGCCGGTCCCGGCGCCGACCTGATCTCCACCTTCTGCACCCCCATCCCGACGCTGGTCATCTGCGAACTCCTGGGCGTCCCCTACGAACACCGGGAGGACTTCCAGCGCCGCGCCCAGGTGGGCCTGGACGTCAACGCCACCCGTGAGGAGCACATCCGCAACCTCATGGAGATGGACGCCTACATGGGCGAGCTGGTCGCCGCCCACCGGCGCAGCCCCGGCGACAACCTGCTGGGCGCCGTGGTGCGCGAGCACGGCGACCAGCTGAACGAGGACGAACTGGTCGGCATCGGCAACATGCTGCTGGTCGCCGGACACGAGACCACCGCCAGCATGCTCTCGGCCGGCAGCACCCTGCTGCTCCAGCACCCCGACCAGCTCGCCGTCGTGCGCGACGAACCCGAGGCCGTGGACGGCGCCATCGAGGAACTGCTGCGCTACATCTCGCCCGCCATCACCATGCCGCGCGAGGCCGCCGAGGACATCGAGGTCCGCGGGCGGACGATCAAGCAGGGCGAACGCGTCGTGCTGTCGGTGCTGGCCGCCAACCGCGACCACACCCTGGCGGACGGGGACCTGGACACCCTCGACGTCCGCCGCACCCCGCCGCCGCACGTCGTCTTCGGCTACGGCGCCCACCAGTGCCTGGGGCAGCAACTGGCCCGCGCGGAACTGCGGACGGCGCTGCCCGCCCTCTTCCGCCGGTTCCCCACGCTGCGCCTGGCCGCCCCGCAGGAGGAGATCGACTACCGCACCACCACCCTCGTCTTCAGCGTCAACGCGCTGCCGGTCACGTGGTGA
- a CDS encoding polyprenyl synthetase family protein, with amino-acid sequence MTTTPIRTLSASLDTGRSLLEPALRDTVGSRLNPEMRRIAQYHLGWADADGRPTGSWGGKLVRPTLSLLSARAAGGIAADGIAAAVAIELVHNFSLLHDDIMDGDATRRGRATAWTVFGVPHAILAGDAMVTAATSALLDAPHPGARAATASLMTATQRMISGQASDVAFERREDVPLAECVRMAGDKTGALLGCACSLGAELVGAEPVLVDRLAAFGEHIGLAFQLIDDLLGIWGDPERTGKQVGADLRVRKKSLPVVAALNADRTEELRALYLRAEPLTEAEVHRVADLVERAGGRDWARQEADRQLAAAERCLAEAGLADAPHAEFLEIGGFIVGRRF; translated from the coding sequence ATGACGACGACCCCGATCAGAACGCTCTCCGCGAGCCTGGACACCGGCCGCTCCCTGCTCGAACCCGCCCTGCGGGACACCGTGGGAAGCCGGCTGAACCCCGAGATGCGGCGCATCGCCCAGTACCACCTCGGCTGGGCCGACGCCGACGGCCGGCCCACCGGCAGCTGGGGCGGCAAGCTGGTGCGCCCCACCCTGTCCCTGCTCTCGGCTCGGGCGGCGGGCGGCATCGCGGCCGACGGCATCGCGGCGGCGGTGGCCATCGAGCTGGTCCACAACTTCTCGCTGCTGCACGACGACATCATGGACGGCGACGCGACCCGGCGCGGACGGGCCACCGCCTGGACGGTCTTCGGGGTGCCGCACGCCATCCTGGCCGGCGACGCCATGGTCACCGCCGCCACCAGCGCGCTGCTCGACGCCCCGCACCCGGGGGCGCGCGCGGCCACCGCCTCGCTGATGACCGCCACCCAGCGGATGATCAGCGGCCAGGCATCCGATGTGGCCTTCGAACGGCGCGAGGACGTCCCGCTCGCCGAGTGCGTCCGGATGGCCGGGGACAAGACCGGAGCCCTGCTGGGCTGCGCCTGCTCGCTGGGCGCCGAACTCGTGGGCGCCGAACCCGTCCTGGTGGACCGGCTCGCCGCTTTCGGCGAACACATCGGGCTGGCCTTCCAGCTCATCGACGACCTGCTGGGCATCTGGGGCGACCCGGAGCGCACCGGCAAGCAGGTGGGCGCCGATCTGCGGGTGCGCAAGAAGTCCCTGCCCGTGGTGGCCGCCCTCAACGCGGACCGTACCGAGGAACTGCGCGCCCTGTACCTGCGCGCCGAGCCCCTGACCGAGGCCGAGGTCCATCGCGTCGCCGACCTCGTCGAACGCGCCGGCGGCCGGGACTGGGCGCGGCAGGAGGCGGACCGTCAGCTGGCGGCGGCCGAACGCTGCCTGGCGGAGGCCGGGCTCGCGGACGCGCCGCACGCCGAGTTCCTGGAGATCGGCGGATTCATCGTCGGCAGGCGCTTCTGA